From the genome of Clavelina lepadiformis chromosome 2, kaClaLepa1.1, whole genome shotgun sequence:
GAATCTAGGTTCATGTACGGTGGATAACCAAGTGCAATTTTTACGCCGGTAGATTTTCGTGTATGTAAGTTTTTGACGTATACACATATTTTAAAGCGGacagatttgaaaaaaaactctTTTGATGTAATATTCTTGTTGGCGTAAATCTTCGGCGGACAAAGTTTCCCAATTCCACTCTGGGAATCACTCTAGCCcagttaaaaagtttgtctatgtgcaagttttaattttacgGGTACACATTTTCTATTTCTTTCTGTTGATACTTACCTAAATCCTTGAATTAGAATCTGTTCAATGTTCTGGACCATTGCATACTTTCTGTGTACATATGCAGATATTCCGGGTCTAGTGCAAAAGTGCGCAACCACAttatgcatttgtatactagaccccattttctcaaattgtgacgtcatgtggttgtgcactaCTGTATCCTACACATTGGTTGTCCTACACATTGAATTAGGGCAACCAAACAGTGTGAAGTAACTTGATTATCGTTCAAAAATTGCATCATATTAAGGTTACCTAGCACATATGTAAAAGTATTGCGGACGATTTAAAAGTTAGGCTAATTATCAAAATACTTACGATGACCCGTGTAACGGAAACTTCTTGCATTATTCTTTCAAAAGCTGCAGTTTCTTCGGCTTGCTTCTGATTGTGTAGCGCTATTTTTTCGGAAAATTTTCGTGGATTCGCCATGTCAGGTCTTCACGGTGCAATAACTGCAGCGTTTGCCTAGCTTTATTATGTTTAATTATCCCTTCGCCAAACTCAAAGCCGCGAATGTATTGAGTCGGTCTTTCTTAACACTTCTTCAGCCTAAACCTAACTTGAGGCTCCATCAAAGGCCAATCACGACGTGTAGATTTTGTCACGTGACttaatttttgcaagtttGCTTGTGGGCCACAAAAAAGTTGCATAGCAAACTGTGCTGTagataattattttaaagaatgTGTATTTAAATACAATTTGAACAAATTCCTCTTGAAAGGAATGCTAAGAAACTCTCTGTGGacatattaaaacaaaataccgTAATGTGACGAATTCCGAGCAAATTCATGGAAATtttattatactgtattattaAACTATACAAGTTTACAATCGAAAATTTTACTTCTGCAAGTAAATTTTCGATTCAAGAAGGAAAAGTGAGACCTAACTCTAATGCACAATAATCGTAGGTCTCACTTTTTCTTGTTGAGTGAGCGGAATTATTGACTCTCAATTTGTGCGTGACACgaattacaaaaacattaaacaagcTTGAGGTTTTGAAACAGGTAGGCTATCCTCCGAAGCAGTTTAAAACCGGAATCGAACAGTAAATTTGAAACCGGCGTCATTTCATATCTGTTCCTgctaacagaaaaaaaaattgttttggttTAGAGCATGAAATCGGACATTTTGAGAATAGTATAGGCTTAATTCcacaacaaaaaagttaatgtcaataaaactatttcaaacTCGATCGACTGAAACATATTTATCGTCTTTCACTAATTggttttatgtcaatatttcttacgaaaataaaaatatgaatgCGTTTAATTAGGTGTCCTACATGTAGAACCCTAGGCACACatgtgggttgaatcgtttATTGATTGAATTGTTCGCTTCGTGAATCGTCCACAGGTTGGATTGCAATTGTACTGGGGTTAAATCGTCCGTGGGCTTAATAGTCTGACAGCCATTGCAATCTGGTTAATTAATTGagcttgtaatgaaatgatggtttatcgttccttagcctgtaaggacgaccacttcaattacaaagtttgtctgtagaattgtTGTCTGTCctcgatgataaatgagtctcaggtcgttgtttcgcttctcttaatcttagaattaattgtacacctcgacaactgtataaactggttatattgaagtttcattgaacgaataaatcaagatagaacattgtgacagcaacagcacaaagacatgttgcggcgttgaacgtagaaaccaaaaggactgaataaatcaaaatgcacgcacaggggaagcatcgattacgtcacaaagtgttatgcttcgctgattcgatagacgagaattctatgtcgtacacaattttatattacattaattgatatatttatcacaagcTCGTTTGCTATTCGCTAGTAATACACAACTCCAAAGAGTTGTGTGTAACTGGTGCTCTGAATGTTGCTGTTTATGGTTGGATTGCGTAGCCCTTAGGTTCGTGGCCCAAATTAGAGTTGTAGTGGTAAGCAGTGCAAACCCAACACCGTTTACAATTAAAGTTCAACACTCAAAAATTCAACTGACGGTGATGAACCAAATCAGGGTAAATGCAGCTTAATGTTAACAGACAGGTTGCACGATAAGATGGAgcttatataaaaatatacttgCTGCAAATATCATAAAAAGAACGGATGCATTCATGTCAACTTTCCGAAAACTGGCATGCTTTGGTCTTCTTGCGTAGTCCGATTGTTAACTCTTACTTcatatgtttaaaacattttttcccTTAAACAATTCAAACCTTCACCTAGTTATGTTATAgcattaaataactttaaaatttatattctCATGTGCACATGTGTTAtgcataaacaaaaacttgtgtCGATTTTGGATGTGCACGATACTACATCCTGATTTCATATAAGAAATGGCCTCAAGGCATACCAAATAAAAAGTGCTACAAAATTTAAAGATCATTTGCTGCACTGTGGCAAAAAACTAAGGCCACGAATTCGTTTTTAACTAATCAATCATTATCATCAAACTGGTCAACTACAAGCCATTCTTTCAGAAATACGCCACAAACATTGCTTGCTTTCACAAACGCTATTGCAAAACTTTATATATCATTGGTTTATGTCGTGTTACGTAAGATTAATTcgtaaaaatcacaaaaatataaatttagaCTTCATTATTGCACATAGCAGTTATAAAATGGCACATGCTTTTGCAAACGATAAATAAACATCTAATCAAAAGAAACCACGCAATGATATGAAATGAGGAACAGTGTTTACCAAATTCAATGCATCTAGAATTTACTAAACAAATCAATAATTTTGCATGTTGTACAGCCGTTCAGtcatatcaaaaaaatttgcattaggCTTTGCAAATAGGTTGTGGGAAAATCACACAaaaactaaatgcatttttctttaaGTGAACATTAGATCGGTACTGCGGTGACAAgttcaaattgtttactacaATCAATGATATTATGATTATGAACAAAACgaatgataaaaataacattacaCAGTATTATCATTATCCGTATTTATGCCACACATATCAATCAGTTTTACAGGGAATATACAGCAGCACCACTTCCTGGTTCAGTTGGAAACAAGACATTCTGCAGAGTATTTTCATCCATATCGctataaaaaccttttttgacAAGTACCATGAACGAATCCATATTGTTGACTGGCACCAAGGACACAGCACATCCGGCCCAACCAGCTCCTGTTAATCTTGATCCAAGGGCCCCTGCTTTTCTACAACATACATTGCATTGGAATTATAAAACTATAATCCCTCATAATGTTAGATTAGATAAATGTTTAGCATATATTCCAGATACAGTATTGCATTagcattttaaaagttatcCATGCAAACCTGACTGCTTAAGTATTGATTTCAAAGTGAAGGCTGggaaaaaaatatcatttttcaTACCTGCATAGTGCTGTCAGTTTATCCAGTTCAGGGCAGCTACACTCATATAATTTGCTGCAGCTTTCATGGCTCTCATTCATGAGTTTACCAAGCTTTTTCATAGCTTCATCGTCAGAACCTTCCTCGCAAATAGCTTTAAACTGATGTACTCTTTGAGCTTCACTGAATACGTGTTTTGCTCGCTGATACAACTTGAAAGTGGTAACTGAAAGAAAATTATGATCATCAAGTCCACACAACCTATTATAAAACTTGAGATGTTATTAGCTAGAAAAGGCACATTGTCAAAATTCAAATACCATGTTTGGTGTTTTTGCTTAACAGAGTTTCTATCAACTTTTCATCAGTTATTTCGAGAAGTTTGCAGATTTCCTCTCTGTGATATGGCTGCTCATGCAGGACTTTGTCAACTAGATTTAACATTTCCCCAAAGCTCGCTCCCATGGCGTTTTGTAGATCCACAAACTTTTTGAGTTCAGGTGAACTTAATCCTTCATGTTTTGCTAAGATCTAGTAACATCAAAGCATACAGTTTTGATTACATGGTAAACACAACAATTTAAGCTTAACTAAAAGTAAACCAAACTGTCTTGTAGATTGTCGTTCTAATCAAATATTCTTTACATATCtcaacataaataaataatcttACTGTTAACCAACCCGTGCAGCAATCTTGCATTCAGCAACCCGCACATTAAAGTGGGCTGTGGCAGCCTTTTGCATCTTAACACAGCTATTACTGATCACGAATACAGCTCCACATGGTATTTGAACATTTACAGCAGTCAGTGGATTGAATGATATAAACTTGGCCTTCAAAAAAGGAAGGCCTTATATCTTTTTGCAAACTATATGAAACTTTCAGAACTAAAGTGTATTGTCATGACATATAGCATCAAAATTGCAACATAAAAGGTTTGAATAATGTTTTAGCAAAATGCAGATTTTCAGTGAAGTATAGCTTTGATACATACCATCCCTCTCTCtgctaaaaatgaaattgactGGTCCATTCCACCTCCTTGTGTCCCGATATATCTTTCACACTTTGCACATTCATCAGCAAGACCATGctgtaaaaaatgaaagaagtGAATAACAGGTTAGGGCAGCAGTTACAATAAAATGGAACAAATGGAAAACAACTTACTGCATCAATCTTGCATTCATTGGCATATGCTGTAGCAAGGCCCGCTGTGCATACCAAAGCACTTGAACTGGACATGCCAGCTGCTTTTGGGACTGTCCCATGCACCAAGATATCCATTccttttaaagaaaattcagCAAAATGATTTTCTATCAGATTTCatggacaaaataaaaaatatttggacATTACCACATGGTTTTTCCAGTTTTTGATACTCGGTAACACCTTTCAATCCACACAGTATGTACTGATGCCATTCTGGGTTAGAGCTGTCTATCACATAATCAAACACTGTGCCTTGGTAATctctaaaaacaaacaaaaaacagttccaatcaatgttccctctaatttttcacgagtctgagcaaacactgACAAACAAAACTGAGCGGTctcttggaccactgtgagcaacatcagacgtgcgcactgtggtcattattatgcgtttattctattttaaattcaggttggatttttttcttgtgcgcggagaccgtgtcagcagtgcgcattttcgcagcttagagggaacattggttcCAATCTCCCTCACTAGTCACTATACAAACCcttttggtaaaaaataatGAGTGTTAATCAAAACTGCGGTGCCACCGTGCGAGCCAGTTCGCAAGCATCTATAACTATAGGAAGTGCCTTCTTAGACTAGCTGGTACAGTTTATTATAGCATGTGCTTTTCTAGCTATAGAAGTCGTCTACTTCATCAGATAGAATAAAATCATACCGAATATAAAGCAATAAATGGTGAAACAGAAAGGTACGCCTAGAGCTGAAATAGCTATGTGGAAAAACGATAAGGTGCTGACATGGTAAAATAATCAAAGACATGACTAATATCTGATATGTCTAATCATCAAGTTATATAAAGCTTACAGTGTGAAATCTGAAAGTCAGAAGTGAGTGTGAAGTCAGAAATCTGTTATCACAACAGGCATTGGTgataatttattgtttgcttgtCGCTTGTTGTGGTTGACTGAAGCTAGGCCAGTCTTGTAGCCTGAACATAACCTGACAATCATCTATAAAATGGCTGGGcaagttgaaattttctgcAATTGTTTTTCTGATATATTTCTGTTAGATATCATCCATCATTTTTCATCATTAGTGTAATGTGGACAACAAAAAAGAATGCTGTTTGACAATATCAAGAGCGGAAAAAGTTACAAGCCTAGAAGGCTTAAATTAACTTGCTAGTGACCACCACACCAAAACTGAAACACGTTAATGGCATATTTAACCTATTATGAGAAgcagttaaaaaatttttcactcTAACCATAACTAACCTATATTGGTTGGTTGatactatatatatagtatTTATTGACCAATGAACCGTATCATTTCATTCCATTTGACAAACTATAGTCAGCCTTCTAGAGCTACAATAGCTAGCTTTCTAACAAAATCTACTAGCTAGTGTAACAAAGAGCTTCCTATTGTTTTTATGTGGTGTTTAATCAATTGTAAGGTCTCGCATCACGGCATACAGCAAAGTGTGACGGACACATATATATTGCACCCCAAAAGTAACATCACAACGAAAAGGAATTAAGGAGAAACTTTGTTTTACAGTGAATGTGGTTGCCATTTCACCTCTATGCACAACAATCACTCAGTAATATACAATTGcattagggatgggccgatacgaacccaaacacgaatagattcgccgaatatcgcctttatggaagattcgggcgaacaaaAATACccacaatggcgaacccgaatacaatattacttataaatttactgactttcgtaaaaaatgatgatctagtttcccgacaatgctaaactagagtatGCAGtatttacaatgaaggtcgttttcttaacgattttgctttttcgattgTCTTTTAAACACTACTTTTCGAAAGAAAGTGATTcgtttatcgattacatcattttagaagcaagactggacaacttttggaggaaattttattgtttggttctaatacgaatagattcgggatttgTTCGTGttgaccttcatgatattcgggtttgcacgaacccgaataatcttcctcgcggcacatccctagatTGCATTGTGTGATAAAACAATGGTGGAAATTGATTTCATCAAAGCCTGCCACTAATTTAGGTTTTTTACAGAAGAAAATGTAGCTAAAAAACAAGCTTTGTGGCTCTCTTGGCCCCTTGCTGCAACATACGGTTTTGGAAACACTAGGCTAATAGCAAAACCTGAAGGACTTttccacatttgaaaaacatataCATCCATCTTTATTCACTGCCACAGCCATGCTTACATCTTGATCTACAGCCATTGGTAGAACAGAATAGCCACAGTAATCAATGTGCTCTCCAATTAAGTTAACctataaagcaaaaaacatgtttaaatgTACTTAATAAAAATCCCAACTACTCATTGATAACACAATTACAAAAAGGACTGAGGACAGCATAACCTACTCTGCCTGGAGCTCGACAGATGAAGTCGGCACTCTTGCCATacttttcttggaattttatgGCCAGATTCTTCAATCTATAAGAAAATCACATGAGTTTAAATTACATAttgaagaaatgaaaaaaacaacagaataaACAGTTTGTGATAAAATCAGGTTTCATCCATTTTGTTGTGTATTTTATTTCCTATGTCTGCTTGCAAAGTCAGATGTAAGCTTTAATGATGGCTGCCCTACTACCCAGCACTATATGCAATGTATCAattgtaacattttttaagtatatgtttaattaatattttgtaaatggaGACATTTAATGACACAAAAATCGAATGAACAGCTGATCTGTCTTGTCAATTACAACAAATTACTGATCATCTACtgaaatgtaaaaattaatgGCATTTCCAATCACATTCAAAATAGAGCGTGTAATATTCCATTCATACACTCATTGTGCAACTATTATTCCATGACTTAACAGAAGCATTACATAAGTGGTTATACATAAACATTACAAAAGCAACAAACCCAACATATACAAAAACTGCTGTAGCACCATGCTTCTGTTGATAATGCTACAAAGCTGAGTATGTTTAAAAATCAAGAGTTGATGTTTAGCAAGAACAGATAGGGAGTAGAAGCAAGAAAACCTcaagtatttctaaaataacataaatagTAAACAACAGGAGTCCCCAACAGGGCTGCGAACTCGATCAATTTCCAAGTGGATTCAAGTTTGAGttttgaaaggttttgatAGGTTTTTAAAGTTCGAGTTTGAGTTCTGCATTTCAATTATTCGAGTTCAGTAGTATTATTAAGTTCGACTTCAAGTTTATCTGATCGATTTTAggaatttattataatttcaAGCTGCAAAACttaatgaagtttttattgtaatgTGTATAACAAACCACCAAAGCATGGATGCATGCCATATTAAACTTAAAAGTAGAAATAAAATCATACTCAATACAGTTAAGTTGGGGATTATTCACAAACTAAATGGCGTTGTTATCTAAAAAATCAAGATAAATAGATTTTATTTagaacagtggttctcaaagtttttttcccATTCCTCCTTTAC
Proteins encoded in this window:
- the LOC143445733 gene encoding N-acetylgalactosamine kinase-like isoform X1, producing the protein MEATKLDLLERSDENKFNRLKNLAIKFQEKYGKSADFICRAPGRVNLIGEHIDYCGYSVLPMAVDQDVSMAVAVNKDGCICFSNVEKSFRDYQGTVFDYVIDSSNPEWHQYILCGLKGVTEYQKLEKPCGMDILVHGTVPKAAGMSSSSALVCTAGLATAYANECKIDAHGLADECAKCERYIGTQGGGMDQSISFLAERGMAKFISFNPLTAVNVQIPCGAVFVISNSCVKMQKAATAHFNVRVAECKIAARILAKHEGLSSPELKKFVDLQNAMGASFGEMLNLVDKVLHEQPYHREEICKLLEITDEKLIETLLSKNTKHVTTFKLYQRAKHVFSEAQRVHQFKAICEEGSDDEAMKKLGKLMNESHESCSKLYECSCPELDKLTALCRKAGALGSRLTGAGWAGCAVSLVPVNNMDSFMVLVKKGFYSDMDENTLQNVLFPTEPGSGAAVYSL
- the LOC143445733 gene encoding N-acetylgalactosamine kinase-like isoform X2, whose amino-acid sequence is MAVDQDVSMAVAVNKDGCICFSNVEKSFRDYQGTVFDYVIDSSNPEWHQYILCGLKGVTEYQKLEKPCGMDILVHGTVPKAAGMSSSSALVCTAGLATAYANECKIDAHGLADECAKCERYIGTQGGGMDQSISFLAERGMAKFISFNPLTAVNVQIPCGAVFVISNSCVKMQKAATAHFNVRVAECKIAARILAKHEGLSSPELKKFVDLQNAMGASFGEMLNLVDKVLHEQPYHREEICKLLEITDEKLIETLLSKNTKHVTTFKLYQRAKHVFSEAQRVHQFKAICEEGSDDEAMKKLGKLMNESHESCSKLYECSCPELDKLTALCRKAGALGSRLTGAGWAGCAVSLVPVNNMDSFMVLVKKGFYSDMDENTLQNVLFPTEPGSGAAVYSL